A single window of Marinobacter sp. LA51 DNA harbors:
- a CDS encoding FAD-dependent oxidoreductase: MKERLSNDFQFVEVGRIDPKKVPAKKRKKEFGEIYHPFTADNASNQAHRCLECGNPYCEWKCPVHNYIPNWLKLVSEGNIMRAVELCHHTNSLPEVCGRVCPQDRLCEGACTLNDGYGAVTIGSVEKYITDTAFALGWKPDMSAVKWTDRKVAVIGAGPAGLGCADVLVRNGVKPVVFDIYPEIGGLLTFGIPEFKLEKSVMTRRRKVFEEMGVEFRLSTEVGKDVMLQDIIDEYDAVFMGMGTYTYMKGGFPGENLPGVYDALPFLVSNVNRRLGFEKDASEFIDMKGKRVVVLGGGDTAMDCNRTSIRQQAESVTCAYRRDEANMPGSRREVANAKEEGVKFLFNRQPIAIIGEDQVEGVKVVSTQLGEPDENGRRRPEVVPGSEEVIPADAVLVAFGFRPSPADWFDELKVDTDDSGRVSAPEQSDFAFQTSNEKIFAGGDMVRGSDLVVTAIWEGRQAAEGIMDYLDI; the protein is encoded by the coding sequence ATGAAAGAAAGACTGAGTAACGACTTCCAGTTTGTCGAAGTAGGGCGGATTGACCCGAAGAAGGTACCGGCCAAAAAGCGAAAGAAAGAATTTGGCGAAATTTACCACCCGTTCACCGCAGATAATGCCTCCAACCAGGCGCATCGCTGCCTGGAGTGTGGCAACCCTTACTGCGAGTGGAAGTGCCCGGTTCACAACTACATTCCGAACTGGCTGAAGCTGGTGTCCGAAGGCAACATCATGCGCGCAGTGGAGTTGTGTCATCACACCAACTCTTTGCCGGAGGTGTGTGGCCGGGTTTGCCCGCAGGACCGTCTGTGTGAGGGCGCCTGCACCCTTAACGATGGCTACGGCGCGGTTACCATCGGTTCGGTTGAGAAGTACATTACCGACACCGCGTTCGCCCTGGGCTGGAAGCCGGACATGTCGGCGGTCAAGTGGACCGACCGGAAAGTAGCGGTGATTGGTGCTGGGCCTGCCGGGCTGGGCTGTGCTGATGTGCTGGTGCGCAACGGCGTGAAGCCGGTGGTGTTCGATATCTATCCGGAAATCGGTGGCCTGCTGACTTTCGGGATCCCCGAGTTCAAGCTGGAAAAGTCGGTCATGACCCGACGCCGCAAGGTGTTTGAGGAAATGGGCGTTGAGTTCCGTCTGTCCACCGAAGTGGGCAAGGATGTCATGCTGCAGGACATCATCGATGAGTACGATGCCGTGTTCATGGGCATGGGCACCTACACCTACATGAAGGGCGGCTTCCCCGGTGAGAACCTGCCGGGCGTTTACGATGCACTGCCGTTCCTGGTTTCGAACGTTAATCGCCGCCTTGGCTTTGAGAAGGACGCCTCTGAATTCATTGATATGAAGGGCAAGCGTGTGGTGGTTCTGGGTGGTGGTGACACCGCAATGGACTGTAACCGTACCTCCATTCGCCAGCAGGCCGAGAGCGTGACCTGTGCCTATCGCCGGGACGAGGCCAACATGCCGGGCTCCCGTCGTGAGGTGGCAAACGCGAAGGAAGAAGGCGTGAAGTTCCTGTTCAACCGTCAGCCGATTGCCATCATTGGTGAAGATCAGGTTGAAGGTGTGAAGGTTGTCTCCACGCAGCTGGGCGAGCCCGATGAAAACGGACGTCGTCGTCCGGAAGTGGTGCCTGGTAGTGAGGAAGTGATCCCTGCGGATGCGGTTCTGGTGGCCTTTGGTTTCCGGCCGAGCCCGGCGGACTGGTTTGATGAGCTGAAGGTAGACACCGACGACTCCGGTCGCGTTTCTGCGCCTGAGCAATCCGACTTTGCTTTCCAGACCAGCAACGAAAAGATCTTTGCCGGGGGCGATATGGTTCGGGGTTCTGATCTGGTCGTGACCGCCATCTGGGAAGGCCGTCAGGCGGCTGAAGGTATCATGGACTACCTGGATATCTGA